TAGGGAAGTACTTGGCAATATAGCAGTGTCATATATGTATAGGGTTGCATGCATTCAGTAACTTATAAGCTATGTATAGgattacatttatttgattcCGTATAAAGTAATAGGCAGTGGTATgatatatcatttaattttcatgACACGTTTTTTGTATTAGTTATAGATGTTGAGAgacattgttttttttgttaagaaataaataatttactatttagatgtatgaaaataatttagtatttcAATAATgtcaaatttgtaaaaataaaatttttgaaatatgatttaaatttaaaaaaaatggaacaaGTGAAGTCGTGCAGGAGTACACGACTTCACCTaatgaagtcgtgcagggggtaCACAACTTTACCTaatgaagtcgtgcagggggtaCACAACTTCACCTGATGAAGTCGTGTAGGGGTACATGACTTCACCCAATGAAGTCATGTACCCTCCCCACAACTTCACTTTtcccattttaatttttatttacatcctttttttatttacaaaaattagtttttaactttaaaaaatgcttaaaaattcagaaataatattagaaacttaaatacatttaatttaaaaaaatatattttgggcCATGTATATGgtcttataataattataatgataataacgTAGTGTTTGGATTATTAATTGAAGTATTGCATATGTACTTCACCTTAGGCTTTGACCTTTGGTCTTAGGTGTGCTATTCATTATGCATGCTTTCCTATTCATTATACATGCCTATCTTCATCTCTGCAGATTTAAAGATTCCTTCACGTTGCACTATTCATTTGGATTTCGAACTGTGCATCCCATCTTGTCAACCACGTGAAGTTGTTCGTATGGGCATCAATGCTTCGTCAATAAATTGGTGGAGGGAACCTTACTACCATTGTATTCTGATTTCGAATTGTTTGTGCCATCACAAACCACTTAACCTTACTACCATTGGTTTTACATCCCagtttcaaacaaaatattCGAAATGGCTTCTGCACGTCAACTTCCCGTTGATATGTCCCTTCTACGTCTTCAAGACAAACACATTGTGAAGGCAATTTGGGAAGGCAATGAACGAGTTATTTACCCTCGAAGACATGCAATCTGGATATCAAACCATGTTAACGAACTTGATGAAAGAATCATGAATCTTCTACAGGCAGCAGGGTTTACCTATATTTTGAAAGCGTCAAATATGGACATAAATCACCAGCTAGTGACTGCTTTGGTTGAGAGGTGGAGAATTGAGACTCATACTTTCCACTTCCCTCTTGGTGAAAGTACTATAACATTGGAAGACGTTGCATTGCAACTGGGGCTTCCAATTGAAGGTCATGCTGTCACTGGCATCACTAGTGGTCCTCTAACATGTTTTTGTCAACAACTACTAGAAGATGTTCCTCCTGAGAACAGTGTCAGAggcaacaaagttaagttgttttGGCTGAATAACACATTTCGCCATTTGTCTCATGATGCCACATATCAGGTTATTCAACAATACGCTAgagcgtatatgttgatgataatTGGCAGCATCATGATGCCAGATACATCTGCAAGCATGGTGCATTTGATGTATCTACCCCTTTTGGCTAACTTGCAGAACGTGTCAAAGTATAGCTGGGCATCCGCAATGCTTTTCTGCTTGTATCGTGCCCTTGATCATGGGACTAGGGCTGACCAAGACAATATCGGAGGGTGCATGATCTTGTTACAATGCTGGGCATGGGAAAGAATAACATGTATTTCCCCACAAATACTTGAAGTCACATAGGAAGATATTTCTTCTGGTGCAGTTTTTCCCTTGGCGAAAAGATGGTGTCGAACAACACAGTCAATATTCCATGACACGACAACTGTACAACAATTTCGTCAAAAGTTAGACAACCTATCACCTAGACAGGTATTTTTGACCTCTGACATATGTTAGTGTATTTATTTTGCACTAAATGTggcttaatttgtttttaatcaaaAACTTCAATATGTCAGTTTATATGGACACCGTACATACGTGATCACATTTGCAAATCATTCCAATCGAAGTGCCCCCTACTTGCCGGGCAGTTGTGCCTTTGATATGTTTCTCTGTTGTAGAATACCAACAATCAGATTGTGTGATGCGTCAATTTGGATTTCGACAAAATGTCCCCCATCCACCAATGAATCTAAATGAGGAACATAAATAGGATATGAGAGGACGCGCAGATTGGAATTAGCAAGAACACCATGAACAATGGATTGCATTATGGAATGACCGTAATAATCGTGTATTTAACGGTATTCCATTCCAAAAAAATGGTCACTTGCGCGATGAATCCGAGTACATGCAATAGGATATAACTCATACAATCCGCGATATTTCTCCCATAGAAGATTCAACCGACGAAGAGGTACAACAATATCCCcatcttttaaattatgaaagCCTTATTATCTTGTGATCCTCAATCAAACATTGCATTAAGCAGTATGACATGGAGCACGAACAACAGTTCCAACCGCCATCTGCATACCGTGCATCACCACCATATCATGACCTACAAAGGTCTTCTTCTGACCATCTCAACTATCAACATCCATCTCCGTATTCAAGGTTCGAACAACACATCCCATCGACATCAACATATCCTCAGGTTGAGACCTCTTATTTCGCCTTTCCACTGACAACACCGTTCAGTGGAGGTCCATCATCTTTTAGTGGAGGTCCTTCCAATTATTTTGGAACCTCGACAATGACTCCACCATCTTCATACCAACACGCTTCTTCGTCACAAAACATGTATCGACCGACCATTGATTTCCAATACCTTCAATAGTCCATTGAAAGTCATCCCAGTGATGAAGACCAACACACGCATAGTCCcgcaacacaacaacaacaaaggcGAGGCCAACGACAACGACGAAGACCAACATGTGGGACTGGAGGACATAGATAGATTCcgattcaatttatttataattatgtactttctctatattttcttaattaatcaCAAATATTTATGTCATAAGAAACTTTTATCCTTTTCATTTCTTATTGCACATcatgtaaaaacaaatatatatatatatatatatatatatatatatatatatatatatatatatatatatatatataaatcaattttaatatataatgcattgaattaaaactaaaccaacaaataaatcaaattctGAACCAACAGACACTGTTAATCGATTACAGTTTatactgtaatcgattaccagataCACCCTTTAAGCGATTACAGGTTTTGCTATAATCCATTACCAGAGtggctggtaatcgattacgggGTTTCTTTAATCGATTACTAgatctggtaatcgattacagaaaccccgtaatcgattaccagccaAACCCTACCCTAtaaattcaactttttctctctcctcacgAACACACACCCATTCTCACTCTATCTGCAACGCCTCCCCACGGTTTCAGCAGCTCTTCAACCTcaaaaatcacttcctcttccaCTAGTTTCACTTCTAAACAACATTTTTTCACTCTCCTTTCAATTCTCTTCAAATGGCGGAATCTTCAAAGAGGCAAAGAGTTAGGGGCTCATCTTCTACAGCTGCGGGACGTCGCCACCGTCAACCTTCACCCCCTGAAAGCTCACCCTCACCACCACCGTCACCGACTCCAGCAAACCAAAATCTTCAATTTTCCACTCCTGCACTAGCTGAAAGGTATTTCTCACTTTTTAATGACCATCAAATCATTGACCCAAAATACCTAAATGACCAATATTTCGAAGATCacagttttgaattttttggcaTGCTGAAAAATCTGGGATTGAATGATTTTGTCTGCGATGTTGCGCGTTATTATCCTAATTTGGTACGTGTCTTTTATAGTAACCTCAAATTTTCTGATAATGGAACAATGAAAATTGAGGTCAACAATGTCAAAATGATTATCAAACCCAACATTTTTGCTTCCATAGCCAACCTCCCCTTTGTTGGGTTGAACTTTGAAGGTAAATTATTTCAGGATTGGGCCGATGAATACAATATCGACGTAGTAAGACAATTGCTTTGTTTGCCACACAATCCTCCTACGAGTAGAATTCTAGCCGGCAATATGACAGCTAAGGCtagaatattatattatgttatatgtCGTGTTTTGTTTCCACGTGTTTCTAACTTTGCACAGGCAACCGAGGAAGATATTCTGTTAATGTGGATAATAATGATGGCAAAGCAGATAAACTGGACCCATCTCATCCGACATAGGATGAAGAAGGCTTTGAGGCCAGGTGCTCCTTTACCATATCCAATTTTGGTCGCCCGGATCctaaaacattttcaaattcaattggAGGATGAAATATCTTTCCCACCTAGTAGGCATACCACAATATCAGGAGGAGTGATACAGTCATTTGGATTGCCCAAAAATGCTGACAACAGATGGGTTCACAGAaatcctcctcctccacctcatTGTCAAAATCAAGCACCACCTCAACtacaaccaccaccaccacttgTTCAACAACAAACTACTTCATTTGATGACGTCATAAGAGGGATCAACGATCTCCGAACATTTGTTGGAGATAACTTCATTACACTCAATGAAAGCAT
This window of the Vigna angularis cultivar LongXiaoDou No.4 chromosome 7, ASM1680809v1, whole genome shotgun sequence genome carries:
- the LOC108336678 gene encoding protein MAIN-LIKE 1-like — translated: MASARQLPVDMSLLRLQDKHIVKAIWEGNERVIYPRRHAIWISNHVNELDERIMNLLQAAGFTYILKASNMDINHQLVTALVERWRIETHTFHFPLGESTITLEDVALQLGLPIEGHAVTGITSGPLTCFCQQLLEDVPPENSVRGNKVKLFWLNNTFRHLSHDATYQVIQQYARAYMLMIIGSIMMPDTSASMVHLMYLPLLANLQNVSKYSWASAMLFCLYRALDHGTRADQDNIGGCMILLQCWAWERITCISPQILEVT